GGGCAATATCTGGCGATTGTTCATCTAAAGCAACGATGATGCTGGTACTGTTGGCAGAAAAGCCATTATCTGCATCAACGTAGCCAATTTCAGCAATTTTTTTGCGAGCCAGATTCACATAATTGACGTTAGCTTTGGTGGTGATTTCACCAGTAATTAGCACTAAGCCTGTGTTAACTACTACTTCCGCTGCTACACGACTGCTGGGATCTTGTGTCAATAAGGTATCCAGGATTGTATCTGAGATTTGATCGCAGATTTTATCTGGATGACCTTCAGTGACTGACTCGGAGGTAAATAAATAACGTCGAGACAAAGAGATTTCCTCCTGTAATAGTATAATCACTAACTAAATATTAACTATTTAGTTCAACTAATTATTTCTAGAATCATACCAGTCTTGACACATTCGGTAGTAAGTGTAGTGCGATATTTTAAAAACACATAATCCAGTTGCGATATTTGTAAAGGAAGTAATAGTTAAATAGTTAGGAGAGCCAACAGTCAATGGTTTTTCTTGGGACTACTCTCTATTCCCCTAAATAAAAAGGGGGTACCCCCGGAAGCACCCCCAAAAAATTTGACACAAACACTGCTGTTTAGTTTTAGACTTGAACTGCTAGTTTTGCTTCCTTTGATGTTAAACGCTCGTAGGTAGCACGCATTTTTAGACCTGTCAGTACTTGGAACAAACCAGTTCCATTATTGGAACCAGGATACTCACGGTGTTGGAGTAACAAGTGAGTCATTTCACCTTCGTACTTGGTGGAGGTGTTGCTGAGGTGGTTTTCGATGTAGATGATTTCTTCTAGGTTGTCAAATTGACCATCTACTTCTAGAACGGAGACGTAGCGGCCATAATAAACATCGGAACCATAGTACAGTTGCATACCTGGATAGGAACAGGTAAGCTTACGTCCACAAGGAGTCCAGTTAATAGTTGAACCTTCATCAAACAGGTAAACTGGAGTAAAGCCTTCTTTACCTTCGCGCTGCAACATCCGTACCCGCAAAACTTTACGCTCTGTGTCGTTTTTAATGAGGTTTGTGGGCAATACTTGGAGAACTACATCAGCGAATTCTCTTTGGGGTTCGATATATTTTGTAAAGTCAGGTTTGCGGGAGTTGATAGCAGCTAAGACATCTTCGTAGCGATGACCTCTTTCTGCCATATCGCGTTGAATTTTCCAGGCAATTTTTACTTCATCGCTGATGTCAAAATAAACGCTGAAATCTAGCAGCGATCGCACCCGTTCATCATATAAAGGATGTAGACCTTCAACCACGATAATATGATTTGGTTCTACTATTTCTGGCGGATCAATCAGGCCGGTTTCGTGGTTATAAATCGGCTTATTAATGGCTTGACCTTCTTTGAGCGCTTTAATTTGCTCATACATCAAGTCAAAATTATTTGCCCTGGGGTCAAGTGCAGTTATCCCAGTTTCCTTGCGTTGTTTGCGATCTAGGCAATGATAGTCATCTAAACAGATAACTGTCATAAACTCTTCACCAAACAAGTCGATCAAACGACGCAAAAAAGTAGATTTGCCACACCCAGAGTCTCCGGCTACTCCAATTAGTACCACGCGTTCCGGCTTATTTGTCATAAATCTCCTCTAAATACTAAATGTGTCATTCAATAATTTTTCACACAGCAGATTTTTGAAGCCAGGAGTCTACCCCATTGGTTTTTCCTGTGTTCTTGCTACTCAGCCACATAACGATTATCAGACGGGCCGACAACCAAATTAACGGTTGTTACTCGTCTGAGATTGCTTTATTTTGCAGCTAGTAAGTATTTAATCCTAGTGGTATACTTAATTTTAACAGAAGGGGTTATCCTATACAAGATTTAATATCAGCAAGAATCTTGTGGTGCTACTGTCGGATTGATGATTTAATGGCAAGTTTTCTAGACACAGCACAAATTTTGTTTTTCACCTATCT
This window of the Nostoc sp. HK-01 genome carries:
- the prk gene encoding phosphoribulokinase, with amino-acid sequence MTNKPERVVLIGVAGDSGCGKSTFLRRLIDLFGEEFMTVICLDDYHCLDRKQRKETGITALDPRANNFDLMYEQIKALKEGQAINKPIYNHETGLIDPPEIVEPNHIIVVEGLHPLYDERVRSLLDFSVYFDISDEVKIAWKIQRDMAERGHRYEDVLAAINSRKPDFTKYIEPQREFADVVLQVLPTNLIKNDTERKVLRVRMLQREGKEGFTPVYLFDEGSTINWTPCGRKLTCSYPGMQLYYGSDVYYGRYVSVLEVDGQFDNLEEIIYIENHLSNTSTKYEGEMTHLLLQHREYPGSNNGTGLFQVLTGLKMRATYERLTSKEAKLAVQV